The genomic segment GGGATCTGTCGGCGTCCGCCGGCCTGTCGATCCAGGTGCCGGTGTTCAGCGGATTCAGGCCCAGTGCGCGCCTGGAACAGCGGCGCGAGGAGCTGCGCCTCGTCACCAGCCGGTTGCGCCAGGCGGAACTCGACATGGTGAACCAGGTGCGCACGCTGGCCGCCTCGATGCGCGAGGCGCGCGCGCGCGCCGCCAGCCAACGCGTGGCGATCGTGCAGTCGCAGCGCGGGTACGACATTGCCACCGCGCGCTACCGCGCGGGGGTCGGAAGCCAGTTCGAGGTGGTCGCCGCCGAAACCACGTTGCGCGAGGCGGAGTTCAACTACGCGCAGGCGGTGTACGACTACCTGTCCACCGCATCGCGCCTGGAAGTGGCCACCGGCCAGGTGCCGCTGGTGGATCGCTCGGCGAGCACCGAGGAAGCGGCCGATGGCTAGCAACCCGTCGCGAGACACCGGCTGCACTGGTCCGAAGGAGCCGGCCGGCGGGCGATGCGCGGGCATCGGTTTTCATCGGCTTCCATGTCACGGAGTGACCGTACAGACTCGAGCGGCGGCTCATCCCGCCTCGCCGCTCTCGCTGCGCCGGCGGTCGGCGCCCGCGTTCGCGCCCACACGCGTCCTGGCGGTGGCCACGCTGCTGGCGGCTTCGCTGGCGTTGATGGGCGCCGGCTGCACGCCTCCCGCCGACACCGCCGCGGCCGACGAGACGGCGGAGGACCGTGGTCCGCTGGCAGCCGCGTTCGGGGCGCGCGTGGTGAACGTCGAGGTCACCCGCGTGCAGCCGACCACGTTCGTTCAGTACATCCGCGTCGTCGGCGAGGTGGAGCCGCTGCACGACGTGACCGTATCCGCCGAAGAGACCGGGACCATCGCCAGCTTCCTGGTCGCCAAGGGGGAGCGGTTGACGCGCGGACAGCCGGTTGCCCACATCTCGTCCGAGTTGCTGGACGCGCAGGTGGAAGAGGCGCGCGCGGTCCACGAGATCGCCGCCGAGCGCTACGAGCGGCAGCGGCGCCTGTGGGAACAGCAGCGCGTCGGCACCGAGATGGCGGTGCTGGAGGCAAAGTCGCAGGTGCAGACCAGCGCCGCCCGTCTCAAGGTGCTGGAGACCCGGCAGGCGCGCACCCTGGTCGCGTCGCCGATCGCCGGCACCTACGACGAACAGTATGTCGAGACCGGTGAGCTGGTGACTCCCGGCACCCGTCTGCTGCGCGTGTTGGCCACCGACCAGGTACGGGTGGTGGCCGGCATTCCGGAGCGCTACGCGCTCGCGATCGTGCCCGGCACGGTGGCGTTGGTGACGTTCGACGTGCTCGAAGGACGCGAGTTCGAAGGAATGATCGAGTTCGTCGGCATCAGCGTGGACCGGCGCAGCCGCACCGTTCCGATCGAGATCGTGCTCGACAACGGCGAGGGGTTGATCCGCCCGCGCCTGGTGGCCAACGTGCAGGTCGAGCGCACCCGCGAGGAACAGGTGATCGTGGTGCCGCAGGATCTCGTGCAGCGCACCGAAAACGGCTTCCAGGTGTTCGTGGCGGAACAGGGCGCCGACGGTCTTACCGCCGAGGCGCGCGAGGTGAACCTCGGCGCCTCGTACGCCAACGAGGTGGTGGTGACCTCCGGGCTCGCGGCGGGCGAGCGGCTGATCACGGCCGGCCACCGGCAGGTGGACGACGGTAGCGCCGTCAGCCTGGTGGGAAGTTAGATGCGCAGCGCCACGGGCAGCGTCCCGGCGGTCAGGGCCGGCGCGGCGGACGACGGCGGCAACCACCGGTCCGATACCCGCAGACTCAAGGAATTCGCGGTCACCTCCCTGGCGATCAGGCACCCCACCAGCGTGGTCGTGCTGATGCTGATCCTGATTGCCGGCGGCCTGGTGTCCTACCTTCGGGTGCCGCGGGAATCGATGCCGGAGATCGTCATTCCCAACATCATCATTACGACGGTGTATGCCGGCGTGGCCCCCGGTGACATCGAGACCCTGGTCACCCAGCCGCTCGAGGACGAACTGAATACCATCGCCGACGTCAAGGTGATCTCCTCCACCTCGCGCGAGGGGGTGTCCAGCATCAACGTCGAGTTCGTCGCCGGCATGGACATGACCGAGGCGCTGCAGCGAATACGCGAGAAAGTCGATCTGGCCAAGCCGGAGCTGCCCGCAGCCGCCAACGATCCGCAGATATTCGAGATCAACACGTCGCAGTTCCCGATCATGCAGGTGAACATCGCCGGACCCTACAACCAGGTTCGCCTGCGCGAGGTGGCGGAGGACATCCAGGCGCGGTTCGAGCAGATACCAAGCGTGCTCGAGGCGCAGCTCTCCGGCGGCCTGGAACGAGAAGTGCACGTCGACGTGGACCTGGCCAAGCTCAAGTTCTACGGCCTCGCCTTCAAGGACGTCAGCGACGTGGTACGCGGCGAGAACGTGACGGTGCCCGGCGGCTCCATCGACGTCGGCGAGTTGAAGTACCTGGTGCGCGTGCCGGGCGAGTTCGAAGCCACCTCGGCGATTGGCGACATCGTCATCGAGACGCGCGACGGGCGGCCGGTGTACGTGCGCGACGTCGCCACCGTCGACTTCGGCTTCAAGGAGCGCGACAGCTACGCGCGCCTCGACGGCTTCCCGGTGATCTCGCTCGCCATCGTCAAGCGCAGCGGCGCCAACATTCTCGACACCGCCGACTCCGTGCGCGCGGTGCTTGCCGAGGTGGAGGCGGAACTGCCTCCGGGCACGGTGACCAAGATCACGGCAGACCAGTCGAACGACATCAAGGACATGGTGAGCAGCCTGGAGAACAACATCATCTCCGGCCTGCTGCTGGTGGTGGCGATACTGCTGTTCTTTCTCGGTACCCGTACCGCGCCCTTCGTCGGGCTGGCGATTCCGCTCTCCATGCTGATTTCGTTCGTGATCATGCAGTTTATCGGCTTCACCCTGAACATGGTGGTGCTGTTCAGCCTGATCCTGGCGCTCGGCATGCTGGTCGACAACGCCATCGTGGTGGTCGAGAATATCTACCGCTACCGCGAACGCGGCTTCACACGTGCCGAGGCGGCGCGGTTCGCGACCGGCGAGGTGTCTGCGCCGATCATCGCGTCCACGGCCACCACCCTGGCCGCCTTCGTGCCGCTGGCGTTCTGGCCCGGCATCGTCGGCGAGTTCATGAAGTATCTGCCGTTGACGCTGATCATCACGTTGAGTTCGTCGCTGTTCGTGGCCCTGGTAATACTGCCGACGCTCGCGTCGCGGCTGATCGAGACCGAGGGGGTCAAGGGGCAGCGTCTGCCCCTGGCGGCGCGCATCGCATTCCTGTTCGCAGCCGCCGGCGCGCTGGCCGCGGCGGTGACGGTGAGTTGGACCACCGCCGCG from the Spirochaetaceae bacterium genome contains:
- a CDS encoding efflux RND transporter periplasmic adaptor subunit, which encodes MATLLAASLALMGAGCTPPADTAAADETAEDRGPLAAAFGARVVNVEVTRVQPTTFVQYIRVVGEVEPLHDVTVSAEETGTIASFLVAKGERLTRGQPVAHISSELLDAQVEEARAVHEIAAERYERQRRLWEQQRVGTEMAVLEAKSQVQTSAARLKVLETRQARTLVASPIAGTYDEQYVETGELVTPGTRLLRVLATDQVRVVAGIPERYALAIVPGTVALVTFDVLEGREFEGMIEFVGISVDRRSRTVPIEIVLDNGEGLIRPRLVANVQVERTREEQVIVVPQDLVQRTENGFQVFVAEQGADGLTAEAREVNLGASYANEVVVTSGLAAGERLITAGHRQVDDGSAVSLVGS